In Helianthus annuus cultivar XRQ/B chromosome 8, HanXRQr2.0-SUNRISE, whole genome shotgun sequence, a single genomic region encodes these proteins:
- the LOC110871616 gene encoding F-box protein At1g67340, whose translation MRTRRGVSYPEVINTCCDKRRLCDFICEKTILPRKRAKSSEGTPVVTVSGQCDFFDTLPDDIVLFILTKLGSTASCPADFISVLSTCKRLNMLGVHSLVLSKASPKTFAVKAKNWSESAHQFLKRCSDAGNVEACYTLGMIRFYCLQNRGNGASLLAKAAINSHAPSLYSLAVIQFNGSGGSKTDKDLRAGVALCARAAFLGHIDALRELGHCLQDGYGVRQNIAEGRRFLVQANARELASVLSTTPAALISANWLTWNPLPYLRNANVVGVGVGVGCPLLSDFGCNVPPPEPHPANRFLSDWFSGKVVGAGLRLCSHAGCGRPETRLHEFRRCSVCGKVNYCSRACQALDWKLRHKMMCMQPERWVDAGDGNGNGVVDGDDGMFVES comes from the exons atgagaacaagaagaGGTGTTTCTTATCCCGAAGTGATCAATACATGTTGTGATAAAAGAAGATTATGTGATTTCATATGTGAAAAGACGATATTGCCCCGGAAAAGGGCAAAGTCGTCGGAAGGGACACCGGTGGTGACGGTTTCCGGTCAGTGTGATTTTTTCGATACGCTACCAGACGACATCGTTTTGTTTATTCTCACCAAGCTTGGCTCAACTGCCAGCTGTCCAGCTGATTTCATTAGCGTTTTATCAAC ATGCAAGAGGTTAAACATGTTAGGTGTTCATTCGCTTGTGTTGTCGAAAGCGTCTCCGAAAACATTCGCGGTTAAAGCGAAAAACTGGTCGGAATCGGCTCATCAGTTTCTAAAACGGTGCTCGGATGCCGGAAATGTTGAAGCTTGTTACACTCTTGGCATG ATTCGTTTCTACTGCTTACAAAACAGAGGAAACGGGGCATCTCTACTAGCAAAAGCCGCGATCAACTCTCACGCTCCGTCGCTCTACTCGCTGGCAGTAATCCAGTTCAACGGCAGCGGCGGTTCGAAAACCGACAAAGACCTACGCGCAGGCGTAGCTCTCTGCGCGCGTGCAGCGTTTCTCGGCCACATTGACGCTCTCCGAGAACTCGGGCATTGTCTCCAAGACGGTTACGGTGTACGTCAAAACATCGCTGAAGGCCGTAGGTTCTTAGTTCAAGCCAACGCGCGTGAACTTGCATCTGTACTTTCAACCACTCCGGCAGCCTTAATTTCTGCAAACTGGCTGACGTGGAATCCGTTACCTTATTTGCGTAATGCAAACGTTGTTGGAGTCGGAGTTGGAGTTGGTTGTCCGTTGTTAAGTGATTTTGGGTGTAACGTACCGCCGCCGGAGCCTCATCCGGCGAACCGGTTTCTTTCCGATTGGTTTTCCGGTAAGGTGGTGGGTGCCGGACTCCGGTTATGTTCACACGCCGGTTGTGGCCGGCCGGAGACTAGGTTGCATGAGTTCCGGCGGTGTTCGGTTTGTGGGAAAGTGAACTATTGTTCTCGCGCGTGTCAAGCACTTGACTGGAAGTTGCGTCATAAGATGATGTGTATGCAGCCGGAGAGGTGGGTGGATGCTGGTGACGGTAACGGTAACGGTGTTGTTGATGGAGATGACGGAATGTTTGTGGAGAGTTAA